From the genome of Brevibacterium sp. JSBI002, one region includes:
- a CDS encoding fasciclin domain-containing protein, with protein sequence MKTLLRTRTATILSAGAIGLLALSGCGMDSGSGGEESGSESGSSESQPADTGESEMPDESGDSSMADSDLVGKGCSTYAEANPDGAGSVEGMGQDPVATAASNNPMLTTLTKAVSGKLNPDVDLVDTLNGDEFTVIAPVDDAFADVPKDDLDALAKDSDQLTKVLTYHVIPGQLSPDEIAGEHETVEGSKVKISGEGEDMKFDDAGLVCGGVKTSNATVYMVDSVMMPKK encoded by the coding sequence ATGAAGACACTGCTTCGCACACGCACCGCCACCATCCTCTCGGCCGGCGCCATCGGCCTTCTGGCTCTGAGCGGCTGCGGAATGGATTCCGGTTCCGGCGGGGAGGAGTCCGGTTCGGAATCGGGCAGCTCCGAATCTCAGCCCGCTGACACGGGCGAGTCCGAGATGCCCGACGAGTCCGGCGACTCCTCGATGGCCGATTCCGACCTCGTCGGCAAGGGCTGCTCGACCTACGCGGAGGCGAACCCCGACGGTGCCGGATCTGTCGAGGGCATGGGTCAGGATCCTGTCGCCACCGCCGCCTCGAACAACCCGATGCTCACGACCCTGACCAAGGCTGTCTCGGGCAAGCTCAATCCCGATGTCGACCTCGTCGACACCCTCAACGGCGACGAGTTCACGGTCATCGCCCCGGTCGACGACGCCTTCGCCGATGTGCCGAAGGACGACCTCGACGCCCTGGCCAAGGATTCGGATCAGCTGACGAAGGTGCTGACCTACCACGTCATCCCCGGTCAGCTCTCTCCCGATGAGATCGCCGGTGAGCACGAGACCGTCGAGGGTTCGAAGGTCAAGATCTCCGGTGAGGGCGAGGACATGAAGTTCGACGATGCCGGACTGGTCTGCGGCGGAGTCAAGACCTCCAACGCCACGGTCTACATGGTCGACTCCGTGATGATGCCGAAGAAGTGA
- a CDS encoding sigma-70 family RNA polymerase sigma factor gives MSSDHQPADSADPGGALLIRIAEGDRSAFEELFTTHSRILMAVIVRIVKSRTLAEEVLQDCFTEVWTRCSGFDPGRGSGRAWLITLCRRRAIDCVRSVQAQQDRDYADGLRATAEAGDQVEQTVIARAESDRTVSALRILPDEQAEPIVMAFYQGMTHTQISENLQVPLGTIKSRIRDGMKKLREELEASR, from the coding sequence ATGAGTTCTGATCACCAGCCGGCGGATTCCGCCGATCCCGGCGGTGCCCTGCTGATCCGCATCGCCGAGGGTGACCGGTCCGCATTCGAAGAACTGTTCACCACTCATTCGCGCATCCTCATGGCCGTGATCGTCCGGATCGTCAAGAGCCGAACACTGGCCGAGGAGGTCCTCCAGGACTGCTTCACCGAAGTCTGGACCCGGTGTTCGGGCTTCGACCCGGGGCGCGGCAGCGGACGGGCGTGGCTGATCACCCTGTGCCGCAGGCGAGCCATCGACTGTGTGCGCAGCGTCCAGGCTCAACAGGACAGAGACTACGCGGACGGGCTCCGTGCCACCGCCGAAGCAGGCGACCAGGTGGAGCAGACCGTCATCGCCCGTGCAGAGTCGGACCGGACCGTCTCGGCTCTGCGGATCCTCCCGGATGAGCAGGCCGAACCGATCGTCATGGCCTTCTACCAAGGCATGACCCACACCCAGATCTCTGAGAATCTCCAGGTGCCACTGGGTACCATCAAGTCACGGATCAGGGACGGAATGAAGAAGCTGCGAGAAGAGTTGGAGGCAAGCCGATGA
- a CDS encoding anti-sigma factor, producing MSADRDYLAAGLALGGLSDSELTEAQALADTDADFRAEVAAYADVMAEAAESDEPVEVSSVTREAILSIPESHQQESQQETSPVAEPETSAVAADADRDALTAPTSLSEHRETRRSNARAEDSDELRSGRGPWLPWVAAAAAIVVAAGLGATVWQQNQRQNELEEDLAATQQQLDDSARLMEASDLQTNTADMPEGGTVTVFSSESEQLIRLSPKDIGQPPAGKSMQMWVIGADGPESAGLMSGEPVTIAGEKFSAGSVFGITVEPEGGSKQPTTDPIVAIDL from the coding sequence ATGAGCGCAGATCGTGACTATCTGGCTGCCGGGCTGGCCCTCGGCGGGCTCAGCGACTCAGAACTCACCGAGGCTCAGGCGCTGGCCGATACCGACGCCGACTTCCGCGCCGAAGTCGCCGCCTATGCCGACGTGATGGCCGAAGCAGCCGAATCCGATGAGCCGGTCGAGGTCAGCTCGGTGACTCGAGAGGCGATTCTGTCGATCCCTGAGAGCCACCAGCAGGAGTCGCAACAGGAAACGTCCCCCGTTGCCGAGCCTGAGACCTCCGCGGTTGCTGCGGATGCCGACAGGGATGCACTGACCGCACCGACATCGCTCAGCGAGCATCGGGAGACCCGCCGATCCAACGCGCGCGCTGAGGACAGCGATGAGCTGCGGTCCGGCCGCGGTCCCTGGCTGCCCTGGGTGGCGGCCGCGGCGGCGATCGTCGTCGCCGCAGGTCTCGGTGCGACCGTCTGGCAGCAGAATCAGCGGCAGAACGAGCTGGAAGAGGACCTGGCCGCGACTCAGCAGCAGCTGGATGATTCCGCTCGTCTCATGGAGGCCAGCGATCTGCAGACGAACACCGCGGATATGCCGGAAGGCGGCACCGTCACCGTGTTCTCCTCCGAGAGCGAGCAGCTCATCCGTCTCAGTCCCAAAGACATCGGACAGCCTCCGGCCGGAAAGTCGATGCAGATGTGGGTCATCGGTGCCGACGGCCCGGAGAGCGCCGGTCTTATGTCGGGCGAGCCGGTGACCATCGCCGGGGAGAAGTTCTCCGCCGGCAGCGTCTTCGGCATCACCGTCGAACCCGAGGGCGGCTCGAAGCAGCCGACCACGGATCCGATCGTCGCCATCGACCTGTAG
- a CDS encoding class I SAM-dependent methyltransferase, protein MSDFEWDPETYLALMAEEIPDYPRLQTEVAAAAATGAPRSILDLGVGSGLTAQRVLEALPEAELLGIDASSEMLSAAESTLDPERTRLQLGRLEESLPKGPFDLVMSTLSVHHLDGPGKADLFARIAAVLDSGGRFVLGDLIVPADPADVVTPIDWIDDTPSSLAEQLTWLAEVGLSTRVHWQHRDLAVIVAQKD, encoded by the coding sequence ATGTCCGATTTCGAGTGGGATCCGGAGACCTACCTGGCGCTCATGGCCGAGGAGATCCCCGATTACCCGCGCCTGCAGACCGAGGTGGCAGCTGCGGCGGCCACCGGGGCACCGAGGTCAATCCTCGATCTGGGCGTCGGCAGTGGACTGACAGCACAGCGCGTCCTCGAGGCACTCCCGGAGGCCGAGCTGCTCGGCATCGACGCGAGTTCCGAGATGCTCTCCGCTGCCGAGTCGACCCTTGACCCGGAACGCACCCGGTTGCAGCTGGGCCGCCTCGAAGAATCATTGCCGAAAGGGCCGTTCGACCTGGTCATGTCGACGCTCTCCGTCCATCATCTCGACGGCCCCGGCAAGGCCGACCTCTTCGCCCGCATCGCGGCGGTGCTCGATTCCGGCGGGAGGTTCGTCCTCGGTGACCTCATCGTGCCCGCCGATCCGGCGGACGTCGTCACACCGATCGACTGGATCGACGACACTCCCAGCTCGCTCGCTGAACAGCTGACCTGGCTCGCCGAGGTGGGGCTGTCCACCCGCGTGCACTGGCAGCACCGGGACTTGGCAGTCATCGTCGCGCAGAAGGACTGA
- a CDS encoding sensor histidine kinase, with amino-acid sequence MTENESSTRTTKGDVYIVVALSVSSVLFAVLYSASSIQVLEAPLWACALASVLLTVPLLYRRRYPSQSATVICLVYSVALVNSAMEIGVSQIILFLGIYSIGPWQRSRRVAFWSRLLLCIGMAVLFTVSLTVLFRTLGDFTVLQFAASGGVSFLTNVAFFGGAWVFGNRAWKQRRLMADLRAANDEVRAQEKQLTRQALDLERVRIARELHDGVAHHIAGVGIHAAAARRSLEKNPDKAKESLRVIESSTRETVDELRALVYTLRDTDSATDSAATADETAAAGDCTVDSAAAASTKGNPSLGDLPELIESARRFDQTVEYATIGNPRPLTPITEMSIYRVIQESLTNCSRYAGTGAEVAVRLRYGSTDLEVEISDSRPAGATAPAQSTDSRSVTEGRPVSEGLGLGIVGMRERMTALGGSLEAGPKSRGGWIVRARIPYPRSTADHSSPDTPAKASA; translated from the coding sequence ATGACGGAGAACGAGTCATCCACACGAACCACCAAGGGCGATGTCTACATCGTCGTTGCCTTGTCCGTGTCCTCGGTGCTCTTCGCCGTGCTCTACAGCGCCTCCAGCATTCAGGTCCTCGAAGCCCCCTTGTGGGCGTGCGCCCTTGCGTCAGTGCTTCTCACGGTCCCTCTGCTCTATCGCCGCCGTTATCCGAGTCAGAGCGCTACCGTCATCTGCCTCGTCTATTCGGTGGCGCTGGTCAACAGTGCCATGGAGATCGGTGTCTCGCAGATCATCCTGTTCCTGGGAATCTATTCGATCGGTCCGTGGCAGCGCAGTCGACGAGTGGCCTTCTGGTCGCGTCTGCTGCTGTGCATCGGTATGGCGGTCCTCTTCACGGTGTCGCTGACTGTCCTGTTCCGGACGCTCGGGGACTTCACCGTCCTGCAGTTCGCGGCTTCGGGCGGGGTGTCCTTCTTGACGAATGTCGCCTTCTTCGGTGGAGCGTGGGTCTTCGGCAACAGGGCATGGAAGCAACGCAGACTCATGGCCGATCTCCGAGCCGCCAATGACGAAGTCCGTGCACAGGAGAAGCAGCTGACCCGGCAGGCTCTCGATCTCGAACGGGTGCGCATCGCCCGCGAACTCCACGATGGGGTCGCCCACCACATCGCCGGAGTCGGCATCCACGCCGCAGCCGCACGCCGCAGTCTCGAGAAGAACCCCGACAAAGCCAAAGAATCGCTCAGGGTCATCGAATCCTCGACTCGCGAGACCGTCGACGAACTCCGCGCCCTCGTCTATACGCTGCGCGATACGGACTCCGCGACCGACAGCGCCGCCACAGCGGACGAAACGGCCGCGGCCGGCGACTGTACGGTCGACAGCGCAGCTGCGGCATCGACGAAAGGCAACCCCAGCCTCGGCGACCTTCCGGAACTCATCGAATCGGCCCGACGATTCGACCAAACCGTCGAGTACGCAACGATCGGGAACCCTCGCCCGCTCACTCCGATCACCGAGATGTCGATCTATCGTGTCATCCAGGAATCCCTCACCAACTGTTCCCGCTACGCGGGCACCGGCGCCGAGGTGGCTGTGCGGCTGCGTTATGGCAGCACTGATCTTGAGGTCGAGATCAGCGATTCCCGCCCGGCAGGTGCGACCGCGCCGGCGCAGTCCACAGATTCCCGATCTGTCACCGAGGGGCGCCCCGTGAGCGAAGGGCTCGGCCTCGGCATCGTCGGCATGAGGGAACGCATGACCGCTCTCGGCGGAAGCCTCGAAGCCGGCCCGAAGTCCCGCGGTGGATGGATCGTGCGCGCCCGCATCCCCTATCCGCGCAGCACTGCAGATCACTCGTCCCCCGATACTCCAGCGAAGGCATCCGCATGA
- a CDS encoding response regulator: MIRVLLVDDQSMVRTGFRTILESEVGIAVVGEAENGKIAIDKALELSPDVICMDVQMPVLDGLEATEEIVRRGAAGAVLMLTTFDRDDFLFRALAAGASGFLLKTAEAEQLIDAVTVLAAGDGLLSPEVTRRVIERSVSTPEPAAPSAPELAQLTDRELEVLRLIATGASNSEIADGLFVGEATVKTHVSNLLSKLGIRDRIHAVIWAYENGVIAIGQQDRMR, translated from the coding sequence ATGATCCGAGTCCTCCTCGTCGACGACCAGTCCATGGTTCGCACCGGCTTCCGCACGATCCTCGAAAGCGAGGTCGGCATCGCCGTCGTCGGCGAGGCCGAGAATGGGAAGATCGCCATCGACAAGGCACTCGAACTGTCCCCGGATGTCATCTGTATGGATGTGCAGATGCCGGTCCTGGACGGGCTCGAAGCGACAGAGGAGATCGTCCGCCGCGGCGCTGCCGGAGCCGTCCTCATGCTCACCACCTTCGACCGCGACGACTTCCTATTCCGGGCTCTCGCCGCAGGCGCCAGCGGATTCCTCCTCAAGACTGCCGAGGCCGAACAGCTCATCGACGCAGTCACCGTCCTGGCCGCCGGAGACGGACTGCTCTCCCCCGAGGTCACCCGCCGAGTCATCGAACGCTCCGTGTCCACCCCGGAACCGGCGGCACCGAGCGCGCCCGAACTCGCGCAGCTCACCGACCGTGAGCTCGAGGTGCTGCGGCTGATCGCGACCGGGGCCAGCAATTCCGAGATCGCCGACGGCCTCTTCGTCGGCGAAGCGACCGTGAAGACCCACGTGTCGAATCTGCTGTCGAAGCTCGGCATCCGCGATCGCATCCACGCGGTCATCTGGGCGTACGAGAACGGAGTCATAGCCATCGGTCAGCAGGACCGAATGCGATGA
- a CDS encoding helix-turn-helix transcriptional regulator produces MHSVDSFVPVDPAYDRLVHLAPTRSRESNQILDLLRSGRSVIVACLTGDGALDFGRSLAVALGRPGQTLLRVGAHTSAEEVAEFVGASRLGGGPRIMSGAHLLTDDTASVVDQALHVSRVPIAYLVDGDFLRAVHQGGNSVLKQIALSWSAGEIDRIDLAPLTGSETMALVAGLSATAPLDDLQLRTLAALCGGRPLVAADLVAWAEEDPDRVPRHYPHASFGAPFFGTRVLSRLAPLYPRMRETTLIAARRLGDLSPMPTRTAKQLFGDAVVSRLIDLRLAREFEVSGQLSVAVSPLHIDAMGNQFIGEADSTDEEQFNRRLAVLWKAGYPVGDAAEIALARQVIGEGREIDRSDVSLLLKAARTLNRLGDPTEASIMLHMVEGPTGNDAPMRLEWKLQTITARLLSGDRTGAVELVRTGLEHCPPGFEREPVWFELLFTSAATLAGEPELPRWWKDHLRNALDPVIPGIANLVTSFAGSGMTRVEDARAVVDSPLSPHSLRFAAYAALCQYHLKTDNAEALAAAAKEGYEYHVELTGASPTSLTGFTYTMAWYFMVGATVNCLLAGIEPQRSELITRKLLEAASGASTHSGWQLNATASWCIGIQRLLDGETDLAARDYEAVAATVTPALLAVGWGLRDTLGRWQRSNAPYYRPRSGDGSIPTQGYRFHDGLAAFLLGPGASNPGPTPAWMHTVFAHARVLDGTITAVEAVQSLPDESADLNLPGPRAARRHLEASAAEDAEALLAAGLELRSVGYRGAARHAFAEARALFLSQRLSSRARVAGEGLGALRQRAVTPPEDPQPREDTAISDAAAPSVTLTERELEVCRLVAEGLTNVQISQRLVLSVRTVESHVLQARAKLGAERRRDIPTQMLKLRDTGRINAAGRARA; encoded by the coding sequence ATGCACAGTGTGGACAGTTTCGTCCCCGTCGACCCCGCCTATGACCGCCTCGTGCATCTGGCGCCGACGCGCAGCCGAGAATCGAACCAGATCCTCGATCTGCTCCGCTCCGGTCGCTCCGTCATCGTGGCCTGTCTGACCGGCGACGGTGCCCTGGATTTCGGACGTTCGCTGGCCGTTGCTCTTGGTCGTCCCGGTCAGACTCTGCTGCGGGTCGGTGCGCACACCTCCGCCGAGGAGGTCGCGGAGTTCGTCGGCGCCAGCAGGCTCGGCGGCGGACCGAGGATCATGAGCGGGGCTCACCTGCTCACGGACGACACCGCATCCGTGGTCGACCAGGCCCTCCACGTCTCGCGAGTACCGATCGCCTACCTCGTCGATGGGGATTTTCTGCGTGCGGTTCACCAGGGCGGCAACAGTGTGCTCAAACAGATCGCCTTGAGTTGGAGCGCCGGGGAAATCGATCGCATCGACCTGGCACCACTCACCGGCAGCGAAACCATGGCCCTGGTCGCGGGTCTGTCTGCAACGGCTCCGCTCGATGACCTGCAGCTGCGCACGCTGGCGGCGTTGTGCGGCGGCAGGCCGTTGGTCGCGGCAGATCTCGTCGCCTGGGCGGAGGAGGATCCCGATCGGGTGCCCCGTCACTACCCGCATGCCAGTTTCGGGGCTCCATTCTTCGGCACACGCGTGCTCTCGCGCCTTGCTCCGCTGTATCCGCGGATGCGGGAAACCACACTCATCGCTGCCCGCCGCCTCGGTGATCTCAGCCCCATGCCCACTCGAACGGCCAAACAGCTCTTCGGGGATGCGGTGGTGTCCCGACTCATCGACCTGCGTCTGGCCCGAGAGTTCGAGGTCAGTGGCCAGCTGTCCGTGGCTGTCTCGCCGCTGCACATCGATGCCATGGGCAACCAGTTCATCGGAGAAGCCGATTCCACGGACGAGGAGCAGTTCAATCGCCGTCTCGCAGTTCTGTGGAAGGCCGGCTACCCGGTCGGTGATGCCGCAGAGATCGCTCTGGCACGCCAGGTCATCGGCGAGGGCCGCGAGATCGACCGCTCCGATGTATCGCTCCTGCTGAAAGCGGCGCGCACGCTTAACCGCCTCGGCGATCCGACGGAAGCTTCGATCATGCTCCACATGGTCGAAGGACCGACCGGAAATGATGCGCCGATGCGCCTCGAATGGAAGCTGCAGACGATCACAGCTCGACTGCTGAGCGGCGATCGGACCGGTGCCGTCGAACTCGTCAGAACCGGTCTCGAGCACTGCCCGCCTGGTTTCGAACGCGAACCGGTTTGGTTCGAGCTGCTGTTCACCTCGGCCGCGACGCTCGCGGGAGAACCGGAATTGCCCCGCTGGTGGAAGGACCACCTGCGAAACGCATTGGACCCGGTCATTCCCGGAATCGCGAATCTCGTCACTTCGTTCGCCGGCAGCGGGATGACTCGTGTCGAGGACGCACGCGCGGTCGTCGATTCACCGTTGTCTCCGCATTCCCTGCGCTTCGCTGCATATGCGGCTCTGTGCCAGTATCACCTCAAGACCGACAATGCCGAGGCGCTCGCAGCCGCAGCCAAGGAAGGGTACGAATACCACGTCGAACTCACCGGCGCCAGCCCCACGTCACTCACGGGCTTCACCTACACCATGGCCTGGTACTTCATGGTCGGAGCGACGGTGAATTGCCTGTTGGCCGGAATCGAACCACAGCGATCGGAACTCATCACCCGCAAACTGCTCGAGGCGGCCAGCGGAGCCTCCACTCACAGCGGCTGGCAGCTGAATGCGACAGCATCCTGGTGCATCGGCATCCAACGCCTGCTCGACGGAGAGACCGATCTGGCCGCACGGGACTATGAGGCCGTCGCAGCCACTGTCACCCCAGCACTGCTGGCGGTGGGATGGGGATTGCGCGACACCCTCGGACGGTGGCAACGCAGCAATGCGCCGTACTATCGCCCGAGGTCGGGCGATGGCTCGATTCCGACGCAAGGCTATCGCTTCCACGATGGCTTGGCCGCCTTCCTGCTGGGTCCTGGTGCGTCGAATCCCGGCCCGACGCCTGCGTGGATGCATACCGTGTTCGCTCATGCGCGAGTCCTCGACGGCACCATCACCGCCGTCGAGGCGGTCCAGAGTCTTCCGGACGAATCCGCCGACCTGAATCTGCCCGGACCGCGTGCCGCACGTCGACATCTCGAGGCCTCGGCCGCTGAGGACGCCGAGGCGCTCCTGGCCGCAGGTCTGGAACTGCGGTCCGTCGGCTACCGGGGTGCCGCCCGCCATGCCTTCGCCGAAGCCAGGGCGCTGTTCCTCTCTCAGCGTCTCAGTTCCCGCGCACGGGTAGCCGGTGAGGGGCTCGGTGCTTTGCGCCAGCGAGCGGTCACGCCTCCGGAAGATCCGCAGCCGCGCGAGGACACTGCGATCTCCGATGCCGCAGCTCCTTCCGTCACTCTGACCGAACGAGAGCTCGAGGTGTGCCGGCTCGTCGCTGAAGGCCTGACGAATGTGCAGATCAGTCAGCGTCTCGTCCTGTCTGTGCGCACGGTCGAATCGCATGTGCTACAGGCGCGCGCGAAGCTCGGTGCCGAACGTCGCCGCGATATCCCGACGCAGATGCTCAAGCTCCGCGACACCGGACGGATCAATGCCGCGGGCCGCGCGCGGGCTTAG
- a CDS encoding class C sortase — protein MTHSPVGRQPTQTAVPGTSTRRPSTDGRRWRVPVLSLVIALIALTGLGIWTYPSAAAWFSQLDQAKIVDNAAGVTEGDKAENARQIALAHKYNRALESGAQLESHHRLPSGKGISSAGAPAYEDVLDDGGPGVMTRLRIPSIDLDLPVYHGTDDDTLLKGLGHLEGTSLPVGGDGTHSVITGHRGLAEATMFTNLDKVGKGDRFTLTTFGQVLSYQVVRTQVVDPDETESLGTISDRDLVTLVTCTPLGINSQRILVTAERVYPTPAADQESGLAESDLPGFPWWIVIMAAGLVAAGIYVWWSGRPVRSKGEKAETDTPAEAAEQSRTKRAKPARGPRH, from the coding sequence GTGACCCACTCACCTGTCGGCAGGCAGCCCACCCAGACTGCCGTGCCGGGCACGTCCACGCGGCGTCCGTCCACCGACGGGCGCCGCTGGCGCGTGCCTGTTCTCTCCCTCGTCATCGCGCTCATCGCCCTGACCGGTCTGGGCATCTGGACCTACCCGAGTGCGGCAGCGTGGTTCTCTCAGCTCGACCAGGCGAAGATCGTCGACAACGCAGCCGGGGTGACCGAAGGCGACAAGGCCGAGAACGCTCGTCAGATCGCGCTCGCCCACAAGTACAACCGGGCCCTCGAGTCGGGTGCGCAGCTGGAATCGCACCACCGTCTGCCGTCCGGGAAAGGCATCTCGTCCGCTGGTGCTCCGGCGTATGAGGATGTGCTCGACGACGGCGGACCCGGAGTGATGACGCGTCTGCGCATCCCTTCCATCGACCTCGACCTGCCCGTCTACCACGGCACGGACGACGACACTCTGCTCAAAGGGCTCGGCCACCTCGAGGGCACGAGCCTGCCCGTCGGCGGAGACGGCACCCACTCGGTCATCACCGGCCACCGCGGACTCGCCGAGGCGACCATGTTCACCAACCTCGACAAGGTCGGCAAAGGCGACCGTTTCACACTGACGACCTTCGGCCAGGTGCTCAGCTACCAGGTGGTGCGCACCCAGGTCGTCGACCCCGACGAAACCGAATCCCTGGGCACGATCTCCGACCGCGACCTCGTCACCCTCGTCACCTGCACGCCTCTGGGCATCAACTCCCAGCGGATCCTCGTCACCGCCGAACGCGTCTACCCGACCCCGGCCGCCGACCAGGAATCAGGGCTCGCCGAATCCGATCTGCCCGGGTTCCCCTGGTGGATCGTCATCATGGCCGCAGGCCTCGTGGCCGCGGGAATCTACGTCTGGTGGTCCGGGCGTCCGGTGCGCTCGAAGGGTGAGAAGGCAGAGACCGATACCCCCGCCGAGGCGGCCGAGCAGTCCCGTACGAAGAGGGCTAAGCCCGCGCGCGGCCCGCGGCATTGA
- a CDS encoding SpaH/EbpB family LPXTG-anchored major pilin: MKVKKMGLLRRLTAVAAIASLSVLGLAGTAQADSNVGNIDTGKTGSIIVHKYDGAYGTDGGDGSVKTDTSNLGKPLDGAEFTVKQVTAKDGQTIDLKTPEGWDLISGLKASDVKGGGFSLGNGVSKTTANGGLATFGGLPLGLYLVEETKAPTNATSTTDPFLVTLPLAQSNGKWLYDVNVYPKNSVNNTEPTKEVSNPSAPVLGETVDWTITAPIPAANNGIKKFSIVDQLDPRLSFVSAKVAGFTAGTDYTIDEAGQKITINFTAAGIGKLETGQKVVATVTTKVTSQGDGTIENTALVNTNDSSVETPAVSTNWGSLQIIKHVAGDKARTLAGAEFDIFSDKDGQNKVASVKTAADGTVSITLWVGNNDVTEKKYWVKETKAPTGYILDESINEVTVKAGETAAAVKYEFANTQQGHPDLPLTGADGKLLAMIAGIGLMLIAGGAGIVAANRRKNQV; this comes from the coding sequence ATGAAAGTTAAGAAAATGGGTCTTCTGCGGCGTCTGACCGCGGTGGCCGCGATCGCCTCGCTGAGCGTGCTCGGCCTGGCCGGCACGGCGCAGGCCGACAGCAACGTGGGCAACATCGACACCGGAAAGACCGGCTCGATCATCGTCCACAAGTACGACGGCGCCTATGGCACCGACGGCGGTGACGGATCGGTGAAGACCGACACCTCGAACCTCGGCAAGCCACTCGACGGTGCTGAGTTCACGGTCAAGCAGGTCACGGCCAAGGACGGCCAGACCATCGACCTCAAGACCCCCGAAGGCTGGGACCTCATCAGCGGTCTCAAGGCCTCCGATGTCAAGGGTGGAGGATTCTCGCTGGGCAACGGTGTTTCGAAGACCACCGCGAACGGCGGACTTGCGACCTTCGGCGGACTGCCGCTGGGCCTCTACCTCGTGGAAGAGACCAAGGCTCCGACGAACGCGACGTCGACGACCGACCCGTTCCTCGTCACCCTGCCGTTAGCACAGTCGAACGGCAAGTGGCTTTACGACGTCAACGTCTACCCGAAGAACTCGGTGAACAACACGGAACCGACCAAGGAGGTCTCGAACCCCTCGGCGCCCGTCCTCGGTGAGACCGTCGACTGGACGATCACCGCACCGATTCCGGCCGCGAACAACGGCATCAAGAAGTTCTCGATCGTCGACCAGCTCGACCCACGTCTGAGCTTCGTCTCAGCCAAGGTCGCCGGCTTCACCGCAGGCACCGACTACACGATCGATGAAGCTGGTCAGAAGATCACCATCAACTTCACCGCAGCCGGCATCGGCAAGCTCGAGACCGGGCAGAAGGTCGTTGCAACCGTCACGACGAAGGTCACCTCGCAGGGCGACGGCACCATCGAGAACACCGCGCTGGTCAACACCAACGACTCGTCCGTCGAAACCCCGGCAGTGAGCACCAACTGGGGCTCGCTACAGATCATCAAGCACGTCGCCGGCGACAAAGCGCGCACCCTGGCTGGCGCCGAGTTCGACATCTTCTCTGACAAGGACGGACAGAACAAGGTCGCCTCGGTGAAGACCGCAGCTGACGGCACTGTTTCGATCACCCTGTGGGTCGGCAACAACGATGTCACCGAGAAGAAGTACTGGGTCAAGGAGACGAAGGCTCCGACCGGCTACATCCTCGACGAGAGCATCAATGAAGTCACCGTGAAGGCCGGCGAGACCGCTGCCGCAGTCAAGTACGAATTCGCCAACACCCAGCAGGGCCACCCCGACCTGCCGCTGACCGGTGCTGACGGCAAACTGCTCGCGATGATCGCCGGAATCGGCCTCATGCTCATCGCCGGTGGTGCAGGCATCGTCGCAGCCAACCGCCGTAAGAACCAGGTGTGA